DNA sequence from the Thermoanaerobaculia bacterium genome:
CGTCCCACGTGACGGTCAACGTCGTCGAGCCCGGCTTCACGGAGACGCCGATGACCGGGCGGCTCCCCGAAGCGGTCCGGCAGCGGGCGCTCGCGGAGATCCCCCTCGGCCGCGCCGGGAGCGCCGCGGACGTCGCCGCCGCCGTCGGGTTCCTGCTCGGCGAGGGCGCTTCCCACATCACGGGCGTGAGCCTGCCGGTCGACGGGGGGCAGGGAATGGGCGGATGAGCGGCTACGTCGGCTACGCGCTCGAAGCGGCGGGGAGCCCGCTCCGCCGCGTCGAAAGGGCCGTTCCGGCGCCAGGCCCCGGAGACGCGCTCGTGCGCGTGGCCGGATGCGGCGTGTGCCACACGGACGCGGGGTTCCTGGACTCCGGCGTGCGCACCCGGCATCCGCTGCCGCTCGTCCTCGGCCACGAGATCTCGGGATACGTCGAGGACGCGGGAAGCGCTTTCCGACAGCTCGTGGGGCGCGCCGTCGTCGTGCCCGCCGTGCTGCCGTGCGGGATCTGCGCGGACTGCCGGGCGGGGCGGCCGACCGTCTGCGCTTGCCAGGTCATGCCGGGGAACGACTGCGACGGCGGCTTCGCCACGCACGTCGTCGTCCCGGCCCGCTCGCTGTGCGAGGTGCCGGGCGCGACGCAGGACCCGGACGCGCCCCTTTCCGGAGGAACGACGCTCCGCCACATGGCCGTCGTCGCCGACGCGGTCTCGACGGCGTACCAGTCGGTGCACCGGTCGGGCGCGGCGCGGGGGGACGCGGCGGTCGTCGTCGGGCTCGGCGGGGTGGGCGGCTACGCGGCGCAGATCGCCCGCGACCGCGGCGCGGCCGTGATCGCGGTCGACGTGGATCCCGCGCGGCTCGAGTCCGCGCGCGCGCAGGGCGCCGTCGGGGCGATCGATCCTTCGGGGCTCTCCGGCAAGGAGGTTCGCGCCCGGG
Encoded proteins:
- the had gene encoding 6-hydroxycyclohex-1-ene-1-carbonyl-CoA dehydrogenase; the encoded protein is MSGYVGYALEAAGSPLRRVERAVPAPGPGDALVRVAGCGVCHTDAGFLDSGVRTRHPLPLVLGHEISGYVEDAGSAFRQLVGRAVVVPAVLPCGICADCRAGRPTVCACQVMPGNDCDGGFATHVVVPARSLCEVPGATQDPDAPLSGGTTLRHMAVVADAVSTAYQSVHRSGAARGDAAVVVGLGGVGGYAAQIARDRGAAVIAVDVDPARLESARAQGAVGAIDPSGLSGKEVRARVQAAAREAGASASGWKIFECSGTAAGQATAFGLLGPAATLMVVGFTLDTVAIRLSNLMAFDAKAVGNWGCDPAHYPEIVRMVLEGRIDIVSSTQMRPLSAVGRVFEELREHRVSGRVVLVPEGEARA